In one Arachis duranensis cultivar V14167 chromosome 9, aradu.V14167.gnm2.J7QH, whole genome shotgun sequence genomic region, the following are encoded:
- the LOC107495034 gene encoding uncharacterized protein LOC107495034 → MEDFGGSGFDGLSNAVRRKRSQTSRRPRPDSQPVPDGTDLSPLSSTPPSDDVSRVSSEENAEDDKSHKDGGFNVFYSNEPGRSSLQNKRCSEGVLAPANWKGSSKSKDSLESELGNAEMYGGSNPDSPSLGQFGVSQDPLGNENRVKKVKLKVGGVTRTIQANSASNSTSASGSTTKSSRSSDATRSRHKHQSNSDDNQSPLDKRSGLQGLPWKDFSSQDSLIGRLSGKNKLSKQGDKSESVRKSKRVPKRRVLDDEFGDEDDEDDEIRYLEKLKTSKVSAVYRDEEELGKKHKKLSSMENAASTKSSKDGKKRFRPDRVYEDVDYEEEDESGSDVEVEDKKKKKQRKESVDVLMDSKREITLTTRQRALQSSKDASAPGSSLIEFPNGLPPAPPRKQKEKLTEVEQQLKKAEAAQRRKMQNEKAARESEAEAIRKILGQDSSRKKREEKMKKRQEELAQRAANAQMLASNTIRYVMSPNGTVVTFPDEMGLPSIFNSKPCSYPPSRERCAGPSCPNPYKYRDSKSKLPLCSLQCYKAVREKMAAEAIC, encoded by the exons ATGGAAGATTTTGGTGGTTCCGGGTTTGATGGCCTTAGTAATGCtgtgaggaggaagaggagtcAAACTTCTCGCAGGCCTCGGCCAGATTCGCAGCCTGTACCTGATGGTACCGACTTGTCTCCCTTGTCATCAACACCCCCTTCAGATGATGTTAGCAGGGTCTCTAGTGAAGAGAATGCTGAAGACGATAAATCCCATAAGGATGGTGGGTTCAATGTGTTTTATAGTAATGAGCCTGGACGAAGCAGCTTACAAAACAAACGCTGTAGTGAGGGTGTTCTTGCTCCAGCTAATTGGAAGggttctagcaaatcaaaggaTAGCTTAGAATCAGAATTGGGAAATGCAGAGATGTATGGTGGAAGTAATCCAGATAGTCCGAGTTTAGGGCAGTTTGGTGTTTCTCAGGATCCATTAGGGAATGAGAATCGTGTTAAAAAGGTGAAGCTGAAGGTTGGTGGTGTTACGCGTACTATTCAAGCCAACTCTGCATCAAACAGTACTTCAGCTAGTGGATCAACTACAAAGAGCTCTCGATCATCAGATGCCACTAGATCACGCCACAAGCATCAG AGCAATTCAGATGATAACCAGTCTCCCTTGGATAAGAGAAGTGGCTTACAAGGCCTTCCGTGGAAGGATTTCTCAAGTCAGGACTCATTAATTGGGAGGTTATCTGGAAAGAATAAATTAAGCAAGCAAGGAGACAAGTCTGAATCAGTCCGGAAGAGCAAGCGAGTACCAAAGAGGCGTGTACTTGATGACGAATTTGGTGATGaggatgatgaggatgatgagATTCGTTATCTGGAAAAGCTGAAAACATCAAAAGTTTCTGCTGTATATAGAGATGAAGAGGAATTAggcaagaaacataaaaagcTTTCTAGCATGGAAAATGCAGCCTCAACAAAATCAAGCAAAGATGGGAAGAAAAGGTTTAGACCAGATAGAGTGTATGAGGATGTGGATTATGAGGAAGAGGATGAGTCTGGGTCTGATGTTGAGGTTGaggataagaaaaagaaaaaacagaggAAGGAATCTGTTGATGTTTTGATGgacagtaaaagggaaataaCTCTAACTACTCGTCAACGGGCTCTTCAATCCAGCAAAGATGCCTCTGCACCTGGTTCAAGTTTAATTGAGTTTCCCAATGGATTACCACCTGCCCCGCCTAGAA AGCAAAAGGAGAAGCTTACAGAAGTGGAGCAGCAACTAAAGAAAGCTGAGGCTGCCCAGAGGCGTAAAATGCAAAATGAGAAGGCTGCCCGGGAGTCTGAG GCTGAAGCTATAAGAAAAATTCTTGGTCAAGATTCTAGTAGGAAGAAGCGGGAAGAGAAAATGAAGAAACGTCAAGAAGAATTGGCTCAG AGGGCAGCCAATGCACAAATGCTTGCATCAAACACTATTAGATATGTGATGAGTCCTAATGGTACAGTTGTGACATTTCCTGATGAAATGGGCCTCCCTAGTATATTCAATTCAAAACCGTGCAG TTATCCTCCATCACGGGAGAGATGTGCCGGTCCGTCATGTCCCAACCCTTACAAGTATCGCGACTCAAAATCAAAGCTTCCTCTTTGCAGTCTCCAATGTTACAAAGCAGTCCGAGAGAAGATGGCTGCTGAAGCTATCTGTTGA